Genomic DNA from Bacteroidota bacterium:
AATATGTGCAGGCAGATGTTGGTTTCAGCGGTGCGAATTTTATTTATCCGGATATCGGCGGCATTGCAGTTACCGAAAATGAAGGTAACGGCAGATTAAGCACCAGTTTTCCTAAAACACATATTGTATTGGTGGGTATCGAAAAAATGCTTACCGGTGTAAACGATTTAAATATTTTCTGGCCATTGTTATCTACGTTTGGAACGGGTCAGAAAGTAACTGTATATAATACCATTTCACCGGACCAAAAAAGAAATTGAAGCCGACGGACCGGAAGAAATGTATGTGATATTGTTAGACAATGGTCGCTCAAAATTATTGGCAGAAGAAAGACAACGAAGCATTGTATTGTATTCGTTGCGGCTCATGTTTAAATGCTTGTCCGGTATATAAAAATATTGGCGGACATACCTACAGCACAACTTATTCAGGACCTATCGGGTCAATTATTTCTCCGCATTTTAAGGGAATGGATGAGTTCAAACATTTAAGTAATGCATCCAGTTTATGTGGTAATTGCACTGAGGTTTGTCCTATGAATATCGAGTTGCACAGTTTGTTGTTGTATAATAGAAATGAAGCTGTTGAAAAAGGGTATAGCACGTTAACTGAACGAACAGTCTGGAAACTATGGCGACGTTCAATGATGAACAGAAAAACGATGGAGAAACCTTCACCATCGATAAAAAATATGGCGCTGAAAATGTTGTTTAAAAATTCGTGGGGTAAGCGGAGGGAGATGTTTAAAATTGCGCCGAAGTCTTTCAATAAAATGTGGGATGAAAAGTTGACGACTACGGAGTGATGGGTTGATCGCTAAAATTTGAATTATTTATTTGGTAGTTAATTGGGTCCTATAGGGATGGTTCTCGCGATGATGTATTTTTCGGACGAGTGTGTTTCCGTACGATGTTTTTCTTGGAAGGATGTGTTTCTGTATGATGTGTTTCTCGCGAAGGCCGCAAAGGGCAAAGGGCGCGAAGGGTTGGTGTGGGTTTTTTCGGGGAGATGTTTTTGTATGATGTGTTTTTATAATGTGTTTCTTGGAAGGATGTGTTTCTCGCGAAGGCCGCAAAGGGCAAAGGGCGCGAAGGGTTGGGTGTGGGTTTTTTTCGGGATAATTTTTTTTGTATGATGTGTTTCTTGGAAGGATGTGTTTCCGTATGATGTGTTTCTCGCGAAGGCGCAAGGGCAAAGGGCGTGAAGGGTTGGTGTGGTTTTTTTGTAGGATGTGTTTTTCGGATGAATGTTTTTTTGTAAGATGTGTTTCTTGGTAGGATGTGATTCTCGCAAAGCTGCCAAGGGCAAAGGGCGCGAAGGGAGGGTGTGGTTTTTTTGAACGATATGTTTTTTTTGTATGCTGTGGTTTGCTTGGATATGTTTCTCGCATATGCGGGGGAGGCAAAGCGCGCTAAGGGAGGGTGTAATTTTTTTTGATAGAATTGGGGGTAACAATAAATTTTTGGGTTTTAACGTTTGTTGGGGAAACTCACACCTATGCGTATATTAATTGCTACTTTGTTTGTGTTTAGTATACTTGAATTATCTGCGCAATCTCAACCCATAACATTTTCTGTTTATTTTGAAAAGGGCAAGGCCGATTTAAATCCTGCTGATGCTTTAACCATTGATGATTTTTTGGCTTTGGCTAAGGATTCGAGTTATAATGCGGTGTTTTTAAAAGGTTATGCTGATCCTGATGGTTCGGATGCTTCAAATATGTCGTTGTCGGAAGCGCGTGGGTAATGTGAGTGCTAAGTTTATGGTAACCGTTATGCAGTGGAAAACAAATATTATGGTGAAACAAATGCCATCAATAAAAATAAAACGGAAGCTGAAAAAGCAATGAACAGAAGAGTGGATATTATTTTATGGACCGATTATAAACTGGCACAACGAAATAAAAAACCACAAGTTTTTTTGTTAAACCCAATCGCGATATTGAATTTACTGCTGCCGAAGGAACAAGAATTAAAATCCCTGCAAATAGTCTGGTTTATGAAAATGGTAGCGTGCCAAACGGTGATGTAACAATTGCCATTACCGAATATTATTCGATGCTGGATATTATAAATCAAAAATTAACTACTACATCAAACGGACAGGTTTTGGAATCGGCCGGCATGATAAATATTGAGGCATCGAGAAATGATAATGCCTTGCGATTAAAAGGCGGAACCTTAATGGAGGTGCAGTTTGCCGAGCGTGAAGAAAATGATGGATTCGGATTATTTTATGGTAATGAAAATGCAAGAACGCAAGTAGTTAACTGGACACCGGCGGCTAATCCTTCGGAAATTGATAAGGTATGGAATATTTCCGGTGCAAAATTATTTGTGAGCGATACAATTGAAAAATGGCGCAGCAAATTCGACTTTAATAAATTAGGTCAGCGCATTAAAGTTACGGAACGTTGGGTCGAAAATGAAGGCACTTCATACGACACATTAATTATGGATAAAACAATTAATGCGAATAAAATTATTTTGCAAGCCACGCGATTAGGTTGGATAAATTGTGATCAGTTTTATGAAGATAATAAACCTACCGTTGAATTATATGTCGATGCCGTTAAAGATTATAAAACGGAAATTGTTTTAATATTTACCGACCGAAAAGGAATGATATTACCTAGCGATAATGGTGACGGCAAATTAGTTTTTCATAATGTGCCTCAGGGCGAAAAAGCAATAATTACCGGCGTGGGCTCTGCCGAAGGAAAATTATATTTCGCAAAACTCGACCTGGTTACAGCTGCCACCGCTGTAAAACTCGATATGCAGGAAACAGCAATTAAAGATATTTCGGGGCAACTCGCCACATTAAATTAGTGGAATTGTTACACAATTTTCGAAAAAGTAAAAATTATGTCCCCAATCTCGCAAGCTGATTAATGCGCCGATAAGCAATGTTTGTAAGGGTTTTGTGCTTGGGTACAGTTTTTGGCTCGTTTATATTATAAGATATAACAACGGAAACAGAATAAATGTGTATTTGAAAGATATCTGTTTATACTTGAATTTTGAATCATCAAAAAAACACATGATTATGTTGAGCATAGAAAATTTAAAAGCGATATTACCGGGAATAGTAACCAGAGTGGCTATTAATTATCCGATTGCATATATTAATTCGGTATCATTTATTGTAAAAAATACAATTGTTGCTGCCTGTTTCTGGAGCGAAAAACATGAAGAAGCAGCTAAACGTTTGGCATTGGCATTTCATCAGGATAATAACAGCAGTTGTTTTATTTTTCAAACGGGAACCGAAGCCGCAGATATTCAGCATGGCGAAATTGAAATTACCGGTACCGATGAAAAAGGAAAAGATTTTATTGTGTCACTCCCTTATCAGCATTTAATTCGTTACCGAATGGCTTCCTGATTTTAATATTTTCTACAAACAAATTTTATCGGCCTGCGATAGGTATTGGTTTTGTCGCATGTTTTGACTGTCTGAAAGCGTTGATTTTACTGACTTCCTGACAGTTTCCTGATTTATTTTCCGTATTCGGCAAACTTCTGTTGCTGATAGCGCAACATTTTGTATTTGATTTTGCGTGGTAAGGTGTGCATTTTTGACCTTGTAAACAGCACACATGTTCAACCGGAAAAATATCGACCACATCATTGCAAAATTGGTAACGCATATTGCGCTAACACTTCCGGTAGCCTATATTCAATCAATTGTATTTTTTAATGGTAAAACAAAAATTGCCGATTGTTCGTGGGAGCATTTTCAGCAAAATGGTTATTTACAATTTTATGGACCCGATGAAACAGGAATTGAATTTGCAAAAATGAAACCCACCGTTGTAGTTTATGCAATTGATATGGATGGCAGCAAACGCGAATTTACCACGCCATTGGGAAATATATTTATGTAACAGTTTTTTTTCATGCCTGACAGATAAAGGGGTAAACGAGAGGAGCGTTTCCCCTTTTTTAATTGCTAATTTCTATAAATAAAATAAAAATAAAAAATATTTTGGAGCATCCACATTTTTCACCCAATGAAAATCGTTGCCCGCTCTTCATTGCAACAAGCCACTAATTTTAAATATACCTCAAAATCGGTTGTTACATTGGTACATCGGTACATTATCAAATTGGTACATTAGCTTGTTTTCATTTCCGATCGGGGCTAGAAATTACTATATCGTTTCTATCACAACTAAATTTGATAATCCTTTATCGTTTTGAGTTATTATTTATACTTAAATATTTTAATGGAGTATTGTTTTTTTACCACAAAGAACGCTGAGAAAATACACACAAAGGGCACAGAGGAATTATTCGTTAATTTAAGTTTTACGAATAAAATTTAATTAGGAAAACATAATTAAAATTTAACTCGTAATTCTCCGCGACCTCGTATGTTTACTTTTTTAAGGAAATTAATTGAAATTTTAAGATTTTAGTAGAAAAATAAGGGAAAAGGATGAGAGATGATCTGCGCCCAAGCAACCTTAAGGTATGCACACACAGAGAACTATCCTCATTCTTTTCGCTTCTTCATTAAGTCTGAATAGAATTTAAGAGCATTTGTATAACGAATGACTTTGGATAAATCCACGAGACAAGACTAAGGAAGAACTTCCTTATTAATTATTATTCATTTATTAAACCTTAAATCAATGGAAAAGAATCA
This window encodes:
- a CDS encoding OmpA family protein; the encoded protein is MRILIATLFVFSILELSAQSQPITFSVYFEKGKADLNPADALTIDDFLALAKDSSYNAVFLKGYADPDGSDASNMSLSEARG